ACGAAATTTTTCTAAGGCAAAGACTATAGCTAGAAACTCCTTTTCAGTGGTTGAATAATTGATTTGGGCAGCGTCCAAAGTTTTAGGGGCATAGGAGATGACATGTGGTTCCTTCTCGATCCTTTGTCCAAGGACTGCTCCCACGCTATGGTCACTAGCATTGCACATTATCTTGAAAGGATAACTCCAATTCAGTGGTTGAACAATAGGTGTCGAAATGAGCTTATCTTTGAGCGTGTCAAACGCTTCTCTGCATAACTGGTCAAACTCGAATTCCTTGTCCTTCTGTAATGGGTTGCAAAGAGGTTGCGTAATTTTTGAAAAGTCTTTAATGAATCGCCTGTAGAAACCTGCATGACCAAGGAAAGATCGAATTTCCCTGACAGTAGTGGGGTATGGTAGTGAGTTAATGATGTCGATTTTTGCTTTATCGATAGAAATCCCCTCAGTAGAAATAATATGACTTAGAACTAAACCCTTGTCTTTCATAAAATGGCATTTCTCATAATTTagaacaagattaaattcaaagCATCCTTCCAAAATTTTTGCAAGGTTAGTCAGACATACCTCGAAGGATTCACCATATACAGTAAAGTCGTCCATGAACACCTCGATAATTTTCTCAATGTAATCTGAAAATATACTTACCATACACCTCTGAAAGTGGCTGGTGCGTTACAGAGTCCGAATGACATCCGTCTATAAGCAAATGTGCCAAATGGGCACATAAACATCGTCTTCTCCTGATCCTCCGGTGCCACTAGAATATGGAAAAACCCTGAGTAACCATCAAGACAACAATAGTGAGACTTTTCAGCTAAACGTTTTAACATCTAGTCAATAAAATGAAGTGGAAAGTGATCTTTCTGAGTTATGgaattcaacttcctgtaatcgatGCAGACTCTCCACCCATTTTGGAGCCAAGTGGGAACCATCTCACCTGCCGAATTCTCAATAACGGTTACACCGGTCCTTTTCGGTACTACGTGGACTGGCCTAACCCAATTACTGTTAGATATGGGATAGATCATCCCAGCATCAAGTAGCTTTTGGACCTCTTTTCTCACCACTTCCATCATAGGTGGGTTGAGACGCATTTGAGCCTCTCTTTTGGGAACAACATTATCGACAACTTGAATTTTGTGTATGCAAGTTGATGGACTCAATCCCTTGATGTCGGCTATCGTCCACCCAATTACCTCTTTATAGTCCCTAAGGACTCGCACCAAGTTTTCCTCTTCTACCCTCAAAAGTTTACTCGAGATAATCACCTTGTCAAACACAAAATTCAAGTTTGTATTTCCTTCACCACAAAAAGTGTACTTCAAGTGGACTAGGAGTGGTTTGAGTTCCAACTCCGGAGCCTGCAAAACAGATGATACGAGCTTAGTCTGTGAAGGAGTTAATTCAAGAAATTTACCTGGGTTTCTCCATTGTTGCGCCTCCATATGAGCCACCGTTTCGTGAACCGAATCTTCAAAGTTTATCCATTCCCCTAGTTTCTTAATAGCATCAAAGTCCAAACTTCTACAAAGGACAGTTTGTAATTCATCCTTGTCATGATATTCCAAATGTAACTCAGTTAAAGGATCAATAATATCAATGTTAGAAACATTAGAAGTCATGCTAGGACAGTTCATGGCCTCGTAGACATTGAATTTTACTACTTCCCCATCGAGCTCCATAGTGAGTACCCCACTTCTTACGTCAATCTTTTGTGCGGTACTCAAAAATAGCCTTCCGAGAAGTATGTCTGATGCATTGGTCGAACTGTCATCCTCCATATCGATAATGTAAAAGTCTTCAGGAAATATTAGCTCATTTACCTTGACAAGAACGTCCTCTAATACTCCTTCTGGATGCACCACAGATCTATCTCCAAGCTGGATTATCACGCTTGTTTCCTTTAAAGGACCCGCGTTAAGTAGTTTATAAATTgacaaaggcataacattaattgatGCACCTAGGTAACACATTGTTTTTTTAATACCGACGCTACCTATTTTACAGGATATGAAAAACATACATTGGTCCTTATATTTATGTGGTATTTTTCGTTGCAGAACGGTCGAGACATTTTTTCcgacacttaccttttcatttccCAAAAGTTTCCTTTTACTTGTGCATAATTCTTTCAAGAATCTGGCGTATCGTGGGATCTGGTTGATCGCGTCGAGAAGAGGTATGTTGATTTATACCATTCGGAAAGTGTCGAGGATCTCCTTCTCGTTTCGCTCCTTCTTACATTGGACAAGTCGTCTGGGAAACGGAGGTGGTACTGCGAACGACTTTCGTGGTGCTGACTCTACTGGAGCCTCTGTGTCGAGTTTCTTCTCATCTTGACCAACGTCGTGGTCGTGACTTGTATCAGGTATGAGCTCCAAAACCTTCCCACTACGTAGTGTCATAGCGCTTGCATTGTGTCGAGGGTTTGGCTCAGTCTGGGATGGCAACTTACCTTGGGACTCCAAACGACTAACCGTGAGCGCGAGTTTACTCACTTGCTTGTCCAACTCCTGCAAATGTATGTCAgctttttgttgaaatttttcaGTAGTGTTGGCTAACCTTTCCACTATGGCCTCCAAAGATGACTTCGGGGTGGTATCTGTTGATTCTGCGGCAGCCTTTGTTAGAACGGTTGATTGAACCGTGAATTCGTCCCATAGCTGAGATTCGGGTGATCTTTCCACCCCACATTATACGAGTTCGAGTAGGGGTCATACCATCTTTAGGGTGATTCTGAAAAGTTCCCGACAATATTCGCTTGTTCTGCTGAATCCTCCTGTAAAATTGGACATGAGTCCGTCGGATGGTCTGGCTTTGCGTAAATTTCGCATAACCATGCTGGGGTCATCTTATCTATAAGCAAAGTTCGAACAATGTTAGTCAActtatcaattttatcttctagAGATAAAGAATTTAACCCATGAACCCGTCTCATGGGTTTTGTAACCGGTCAGAATTGTTGAGAGTTGGCAGCCATAGTTGAAATCAACTCTCTCGCTCTTTGAGGAGTCATGTTACAAGCACCCCCCACTTGCAgcatctatcattttcatttccatcggAAGCAAACCCTTATAAAAATGCTGCAATAGTGACTGCTTAGTCAGTCCATGTTGAGGGCAGCTTGCACACAACTTTTTATATCACTCCCAGTAATCGTAGAGTGACTCAGTGTCTTTTTGATGGATTCCTACGATGTCCCTCCTTAGTTCGGCTGCTCGGGCTGCAAGGAAGAACCTGTCAAGAAACAAACGAGACATGTCAGACCATGTATTGACAGATCCCAgaggtaaataaaatagccaCTCTCTAGCAGAGTCGGCTAGTGAGAAAGGAAAAGCACGAAGTTTGATTTGGTCTTCGATTACTCCCTGAGGCTTCATGCTTGTACACACCATAAGGAATTCTTTAAGGTGGGTGTGCGGGTTTTCATTCTGTAATCCACGGAAAGTGGGTAGTAGATGAATCAAACCAGATTTTAACTCGAACGGAGTTCCTCTTGCCGGATAGGTTATACACAAGGGCTGTTGTTCATCCAGTGCCACTGTGAGCTGGCGTATTGTCTGTTTGGCCATCTCGTCTTGTTCGTCAAAAATTTTTTCGGTGTAAGATATAGTTTCAAATTTGGGATTTGGCAGTTTACCACGTCGTATGGCTTCTCTTAGTTGTTGTCGGgcaaatttctcaatttctggCTCAAACTCTAGATTTCTGGTTCTAATCTGGTCATAGGGTAGACAAACAAAAGTTAGAAAATATCTccaatccccggcaacggtgccaaaatttgATAGGCGGTgaatccaccaaaaataattcctatAAAATAGCTCTAATTGGTAGTAGAGTGGTAGTAGGATCGAGTCTACAGGGATTGGTACTCTAATTAACTTTTGAGTTTAGCTTATAAATAGAATGTCGTGTCTAGGGTCGTGGCTagagtcgtgcccacgactcaaAACGTACCAGCTGAgaaataagcaaacaaataagtaAAGTAGGAGATTTTGAAATTGAGtagaaactaaataattaaaactgctaagatagataattaaataaatcagaaATTAAATTGGGATTTGCAACCAAATGTAATAAGtcttagccttagactcggtaAATTCCATATTGAGCATCAATCCTTgaaaattaatcttctcctctaatcgataagctggttatagcggttaagaacgtcctaaccatCATTTCTTCCTCTAGTAGCTGGTTCCGGTAcaacctgcaaaccaacccttaccgattatctaaccgagatacacgtGTTCCCGATTCAAGATTCCGACAGCCTTGCGTTCTGAGGAACCCAACTCGAATCAacggcctcaaccgcgtgggtcgtttaaacccGATCACCTCTTCCTCGATTTGTTCTCGGAAATCCAAATACAGCACGACCAACTCGAATATCCAACTGTAagcaaacacgactccaacccaatGTGCATTTTGACTTGAAATCGAATTCAATTTTAAGGGATGATTGGTCTATgccgatacttaggaaaaaggTGAATACCGATTGAAAGGATTTTAGGCGTGAGTATTATCTCACAATTCTCGACCGGAAAGAACACCGGCATAAAGCTAAGAAAGAATTTAGTGGAGCATGAATTTATTCATGCTTGAAAGTGGAAGATGATAATTTTATGTAGAAAG
The Gossypium hirsutum isolate 1008001.06 chromosome A07, Gossypium_hirsutum_v2.1, whole genome shotgun sequence genome window above contains:
- the LOC107934875 gene encoding uncharacterized protein, producing the protein MWGGKITRISAMGRIHGSINRSNKGCRRINRYHPEVIFGGHSGKELDKQVSKLALTVSRLESQGKLPSQTEPNPRHNASAMTLRSGKVLELIPDTSHDHDVGQDEKKLDTEAPVESAPRKSFAVPPPFPRRLVQCKKERNEKEILDTFRMETSVIIQLGDRSVVHPEGVLEDVLVKVNELIFPEDFYIIDMEDDSSTNASDILLGRLFLSTAQKIDVRSGVLTMELDGEVVKFNVYEAMNCPSMTSNVSNIDIIDPLTELHLEYHDKDELQTVLCRSLDFDAIKKLGEWINFEDSVHETVAHMEAQQWRNPGKFLELTPSQTKLVSSVLQAPELELKPLLVHLKYTFCGEGNTNLNFVFDKVIISSKLLRVEEENLVRVLRDYKEVIGWTIADIKGLSPSTCIHKIQVVDNVVPKREAQMRLNPPMMEVVRKEVQKLLDAGMIYPISNSNWVRPVHVVPKRTGVTVIENSAGFFHILVAPEDQEKTMFMCPFGTFAYRRMSFGLCNAPATFRGVWEIRSFLGHAGFYRRFIKDFSKITQPLCNPLQKDKEFEFDQLCREAFDTLKDKLISTPIVQPLNWSYPFKIMCNASDHSVGAVLGQRIEKEPHVISYAPKTLDAAQINYSTTEKEFLAIVFALEKFRSYLLGTKIVVFSDHAAFKYLIRKKEAKSRLIRWILLLQEFDIEIKDKKRRENLVADHLSRIPPSKDVTPLKDDFPDENLLAAQTIFPWYADMVNYLATGMVSLNLSRSEKDKIGRKSRYYIWDDPYLWKYSSDQVGNLSRKNEMPLKPVHVCEIFDIWGIDFMGPFVSSFGNVYILLAVDYVSKWVEAQATRRVDAKTVVDFLKSCIFSRFGTPRALISDRGTHFCNKVSDTLLKKYGVVQRVTTAYHPQSNGQAKVSNREIKLILDKNVKPDKKDWSLRLNDALWAYRKTYKGPIGMSPY